The proteins below come from a single Gimesia alba genomic window:
- a CDS encoding AraC family transcriptional regulator, with protein MNASLQRQYFEKVPGIEQTCRLFAHLPDVYLVVKDAEGRFIKHNRALLNWLKVDDEQELIGRTDFDIHPRDQAEAYQREDRRVMETREPLVDLVHPVTGGEGATTWFQVIKEPLFDKRGEVAGIVGMMRDYRRAGLAIAPYLEMQRVFDQINDHYPREITVKELASLVGLSTSQFQRRFRKLFHTSPASYINHVRIQAACRLLTSTTDTISQIANQCGFYDHSHFSKVFKAQTGISPTVYRRQYQ; from the coding sequence ATGAATGCCTCACTCCAACGTCAGTATTTTGAAAAAGTCCCCGGAATTGAGCAAACCTGCCGTCTGTTCGCCCATTTACCTGATGTGTATCTGGTTGTGAAAGACGCCGAGGGACGCTTCATCAAACATAACCGTGCTCTATTGAACTGGCTCAAAGTGGATGACGAGCAAGAACTCATCGGCCGGACCGATTTTGACATTCATCCCCGCGATCAGGCCGAAGCGTATCAGCGGGAAGACCGCCGCGTGATGGAGACGCGCGAGCCACTCGTTGATCTGGTACACCCGGTGACGGGGGGCGAAGGCGCGACGACCTGGTTTCAGGTGATCAAGGAGCCGCTATTCGACAAACGGGGCGAGGTGGCGGGTATTGTCGGTATGATGCGCGATTACCGCCGGGCCGGGCTGGCGATTGCCCCCTATCTGGAGATGCAGCGTGTATTCGATCAGATTAACGATCATTATCCACGCGAAATTACGGTGAAGGAACTCGCATCGCTGGTTGGTCTTTCAACCAGTCAGTTTCAACGACGCTTTCGGAAACTGTTCCATACCAGCCCTGCCAGTTACATCAACCATGTGCGGATTCAAGCCGCCTGTCGTCTGTTGACCAGCACGACCGACACGATTTCCCAGATCGCCAATCAGTGCGGCTTTTATGATCACAGCCATTTCTCGAAAGTTTTTAAAGCGCAGACGGGCATCAGTCCGACCGTCTATCGGCGGCAATATCAGTAG
- a CDS encoding WD40/YVTN/BNR-like repeat-containing protein, which produces MSSALHIATRKGLFRLDRSANGWDISRHDFVGENTSMVLHDSRDGKTYAALNHGHFGVKLHRSTDGDENWEECAVPVYPEGATKGAGPFSTDGEPKPASLSEIWALEAGGADQPGRLWCGTIPGGLFRSDDCGSSWQLVESLWDLPERQGWFGGGKDDPGIHSICVHPENSQRVAIGISCGGVWVTDNDGASWTCKADGMYAEYTPPDQAKNPNIQDVHRLVQSPSRPETYWVQHHNGVFRTTDGASSWQEVTGIQPAKFGFAVAVHPRQPDTAWFVPGVKDECRVPVDGEFVVARTIDGGVTSEVLTNGLPGKQSFDIVYRHALDIDETGDVLAVGSTTGNLWISENGGDAWQAISNYLPPVYCVRFVKS; this is translated from the coding sequence ATGAGTTCTGCTCTTCACATCGCAACGCGGAAAGGCCTGTTTCGACTTGATCGAAGTGCGAACGGCTGGGACATCAGTCGGCACGACTTTGTGGGTGAAAACACCTCGATGGTCTTGCATGACTCGCGAGACGGCAAGACTTATGCTGCGCTGAATCATGGTCACTTTGGCGTCAAGCTGCATCGTAGTACCGACGGAGATGAGAACTGGGAAGAGTGTGCGGTTCCCGTTTATCCGGAAGGGGCGACCAAAGGAGCGGGGCCGTTTTCGACAGACGGCGAACCAAAGCCCGCCAGCCTGAGTGAAATCTGGGCGCTGGAAGCGGGCGGCGCTGATCAGCCGGGGCGGCTCTGGTGTGGTACGATTCCCGGCGGCCTGTTTCGTTCCGATGATTGCGGCTCCAGTTGGCAACTGGTGGAAAGTTTGTGGGATCTGCCTGAACGACAAGGATGGTTTGGGGGTGGTAAAGATGATCCGGGCATTCATTCGATTTGTGTACATCCGGAAAACAGTCAACGCGTGGCAATCGGAATTTCCTGTGGCGGTGTGTGGGTGACAGACAACGATGGAGCAAGCTGGACCTGCAAAGCAGACGGCATGTACGCAGAATACACGCCCCCCGATCAGGCCAAGAACCCTAATATCCAGGACGTGCATCGGCTGGTGCAGTCTCCGTCTCGCCCCGAGACGTATTGGGTGCAGCATCATAACGGCGTGTTCCGCACGACCGACGGTGCCAGTTCATGGCAGGAAGTGACCGGCATTCAGCCCGCGAAATTCGGCTTCGCGGTCGCCGTGCATCCGAGGCAACCGGACACGGCCTGGTTTGTTCCCGGTGTGAAAGATGAGTGCCGCGTACCTGTAGACGGAGAGTTTGTCGTGGCCCGCACGATCGATGGAGGCGTGACATCAGAAGTACTCACTAACGGTCTGCCTGGGAAACAAAGCTTTGACATCGTGTATCGACACGCGTTAGACATCGATGAAACGGGCGATGTCCTGGCCGTCGGATCCACGACCGGCAATCTCTGGATTTCAGAAAACGGCGGCGATGCATGGCAGGCGATCTCAAATTACCTGCCGCCAGTTTATTGTGTGCGGTTTGTGAAATCGTGA
- a CDS encoding peroxiredoxin family protein yields MKKLFLPASLYKTCSCLMTATALLFLSNSIVWSADKAEASDVNKEANQSEDVLAGHSYHGEVFNEGPRRAAYLMGNTGDVHFDVTVKNPEAQKFLDQGLGQLHGFWYLEAERSFRHAANLDPDCAMAFWGAAMCNLKNSKRAKGFIEEANKRIDKASPREKQYIKALEAYINADKKKSKERNDAYTKAMENLILDYPDDLEAKAFLAVHLYSSRSSSTSYIAAEALLQDIFAKNPMHPAHHYRIHLWDHRKPEMALTSAAKCGQSSPGIAHMWHMPGHIYSRLKRYQDAVWQQEASARVDHAHMMRDAVMPDQIHNYAHNNEWLIRNLIFIGRVHDAVALAKNMISLPQHPKYNTLKKRGSAKYGRMRLLQVLRTYELWDELIALSQTPYLEPTDVEDEQVNRLRYLGLAYYGKGNIKEGDAQLAKLQKRLDKFQAEKKQAEQAAVLKLKGETPVAALKPGASKSEKETKAIKAVTERAGKPFVAKIKKLERPINALKGHQAIAAGDFKTGHELLKKAGGADEVYLLSVLWKSGEEEKAEKALRKMIGSHKNEVQPQATLVELLWQSDKKEAAKKEFETLRKLSATIDLDVPLFVRLAPMAKELGFEADWRIEAVAASDVGNRPDLKTLGPFRWKPSPAPTWQLKDATGKLRSSEEFKGKPHVLIFYLGFSCLHCAEQLQAFAPMVQEFEKTGIPLMAISTDNQEGLKTSIKNYDKGDLPIPLFSNDKLDTFKAFHAYDDFEKQPLHGTFIIDADGKVLWQDISYEPFMDPKFVLKEAKRLMPQLGSKEVLSAVSAKE; encoded by the coding sequence ATGAAGAAACTCTTCCTGCCCGCTTCGCTTTATAAAACATGTTCCTGCCTCATGACAGCGACCGCTTTGCTGTTCCTGTCCAACTCCATTGTCTGGAGTGCCGACAAGGCAGAAGCCAGCGATGTCAATAAAGAGGCCAACCAGAGCGAAGATGTTCTAGCCGGCCATTCGTATCATGGCGAAGTCTTCAACGAAGGACCGCGTCGTGCCGCCTATCTGATGGGCAATACAGGAGACGTTCACTTTGATGTGACCGTTAAAAACCCGGAAGCACAGAAATTCCTCGATCAGGGATTAGGCCAGCTGCATGGTTTCTGGTATCTGGAAGCCGAACGTTCCTTCCGTCACGCGGCGAATTTAGATCCCGATTGCGCGATGGCCTTCTGGGGCGCTGCAATGTGTAATCTGAAAAACAGCAAACGGGCCAAAGGTTTCATCGAAGAAGCCAATAAACGCATCGACAAAGCCAGCCCGCGCGAAAAACAGTATATCAAAGCACTCGAAGCGTATATCAATGCCGACAAGAAAAAGTCCAAAGAACGCAACGACGCATACACCAAAGCGATGGAAAACCTAATCCTGGATTACCCCGATGATCTGGAGGCCAAAGCATTTCTGGCAGTGCATCTTTACAGTTCGCGCTCATCCAGTACAAGCTATATCGCTGCCGAAGCGCTTTTGCAGGATATCTTCGCGAAGAACCCAATGCATCCTGCGCACCACTACCGCATTCATCTCTGGGATCACCGCAAACCGGAAATGGCGCTGACGTCAGCGGCAAAATGCGGTCAGTCCTCGCCCGGTATCGCTCATATGTGGCATATGCCCGGACACATTTACTCACGGCTTAAACGCTATCAGGATGCGGTCTGGCAGCAGGAAGCCTCGGCACGCGTCGATCACGCCCACATGATGCGTGACGCGGTCATGCCCGACCAGATTCACAATTACGCCCACAACAACGAATGGTTAATTCGCAATTTAATTTTCATTGGCCGCGTGCACGACGCAGTTGCACTTGCCAAAAATATGATCTCACTCCCACAACATCCGAAATACAATACGTTGAAAAAACGGGGCAGTGCCAAGTATGGTCGCATGCGTTTATTACAGGTTTTGCGCACCTATGAATTGTGGGACGAACTGATTGCCCTTAGCCAGACTCCCTATTTAGAGCCGACCGATGTCGAAGACGAACAGGTCAATCGCCTGCGTTATCTGGGGCTCGCCTATTATGGGAAGGGAAACATCAAAGAAGGCGACGCACAACTGGCGAAGCTGCAGAAACGGCTCGACAAATTTCAGGCCGAGAAGAAACAGGCAGAACAGGCCGCCGTATTAAAACTCAAAGGAGAGACTCCAGTTGCCGCTTTAAAACCGGGGGCTTCCAAATCTGAGAAAGAGACGAAAGCCATCAAAGCGGTCACAGAAAGGGCGGGCAAACCGTTCGTTGCGAAAATCAAAAAACTGGAACGCCCGATCAACGCGTTAAAAGGGCATCAGGCCATCGCTGCCGGTGACTTCAAAACGGGCCATGAACTGTTGAAAAAAGCAGGCGGCGCGGATGAGGTATATCTGCTCTCTGTACTCTGGAAATCGGGCGAAGAAGAGAAAGCGGAAAAAGCCCTGCGAAAGATGATTGGTTCTCACAAGAACGAAGTCCAGCCGCAAGCCACACTGGTAGAGCTGCTCTGGCAGTCTGATAAAAAAGAAGCGGCCAAAAAGGAATTCGAAACACTGCGCAAACTTTCTGCCACCATCGACCTGGATGTGCCTCTGTTTGTCCGATTGGCACCGATGGCGAAAGAACTCGGGTTCGAAGCCGACTGGCGAATCGAAGCCGTCGCCGCCAGCGATGTCGGAAACCGCCCCGATCTGAAAACACTGGGTCCCTTCCGCTGGAAACCTTCGCCCGCACCGACCTGGCAGTTGAAAGATGCGACCGGCAAACTCCGCAGCTCGGAAGAATTTAAGGGTAAGCCGCACGTGTTGATTTTTTATCTGGGTTTCAGCTGTCTGCACTGTGCCGAACAACTGCAGGCGTTCGCTCCGATGGTTCAGGAATTTGAAAAAACAGGCATTCCATTAATGGCCATCAGCACCGATAACCAGGAAGGTCTCAAAACGTCGATCAAAAATTACGACAAAGGAGATCTGCCAATCCCGCTGTTTTCTAATGATAAACTGGATACCTTCAAAGCCTTTCACGCGTATGACGACTTTGAAAAACAGCCCCTGCATGGCACGTTTATCATTGATGCCGACGGAAAGGTCCTCTGGCAGGACATCAGCTACGAACCCTTCATGGACCCCAAATTCGTGCTGAAAGAAGCAAAACGGTTGATGCCGCAATTGGGAAGTAAAGAAGTCTTGAGTGCGGTTTCAGCGAAAGAATAA
- a CDS encoding SecDF P1 head subdomain-containing protein, producing MTDPETPTETIPATPVPEHLLAPLTRSLPVIYFIYLFLILGFVLSTILFLVQFRMEVEPGILLTDSRSGRLAVFVHLARACVFLLLALALHKYTSSLRHIRRNTADALDRYLKASLFLWNTLCISVLLVIGFGIWSYDVSRDPSADFAVGQEIYAGNPQPDAIVEFFLAEMKPGEGLEKRSIEEIDRDVWLPAEPILSNQHFMEAQVGMDPEQMPLVTLKLNEEGAAIIRKASREHVDKPLAVVVDGEVIMAPIIRAPMGAEVMITGIKTMDEAKRIARSLSGNK from the coding sequence ATGACTGACCCGGAAACTCCTACGGAAACCATCCCCGCAACACCGGTCCCAGAACATCTGCTGGCTCCCCTGACCCGCTCGCTGCCGGTGATCTACTTCATTTATCTGTTTCTGATCCTCGGATTTGTCCTGTCCACGATTCTGTTTCTGGTACAATTCCGCATGGAAGTTGAGCCGGGCATTTTACTGACCGATTCCCGCAGTGGTCGCCTGGCTGTGTTTGTGCATTTGGCGCGGGCTTGCGTATTTCTACTGCTGGCACTTGCGCTGCATAAATACACAAGTAGTCTACGGCACATCCGACGCAATACTGCAGACGCCTTGGACCGATATCTCAAAGCTTCTCTCTTCCTCTGGAACACACTCTGCATCAGTGTGCTGTTGGTGATCGGTTTTGGTATCTGGTCATACGATGTGAGCAGAGACCCGTCCGCCGATTTTGCAGTGGGACAGGAAATCTACGCTGGCAATCCACAGCCGGATGCAATCGTGGAATTTTTTCTGGCTGAGATGAAACCCGGAGAAGGACTGGAAAAACGATCGATAGAAGAGATCGATCGCGACGTCTGGTTACCTGCGGAGCCGATTCTGTCCAATCAGCATTTTATGGAGGCCCAGGTAGGAATGGATCCCGAACAGATGCCCCTGGTCACCCTCAAGCTCAACGAGGAAGGCGCCGCTATAATCCGCAAAGCGAGTCGAGAGCATGTGGATAAACCACTGGCGGTGGTCGTCGACGGAGAAGTCATCATGGCCCCCATCATTCGCGCGCCGATGGGTGCCGAGGTTATGATCACAGGCATCAAAACCATGGACGAAGCGAAACGGATTGCCCGTTCTCTCTCCGGCAACAAATAA
- a CDS encoding DUF1080 domain-containing protein, which translates to MFSFRFCLLCLISVSLFHSANLVSAAEKSEEAARLVKVLNSDAGTYDKAMACRRLAAIGDASSVTAIAKYLGDEKLATYARSALENIPGPAADKALEESLKSVKGDQLVGVINSIGKRKDKNATQELATLLSDKNAKVAIAAAHALGAIGTKEAATALQAALGKGDAKVQNEVGFACLMCARSLAEKDKPTALTLTKAVRKSDLPKNIKLAATQRAIVLQGKAGLGLLTDELKSDDLSQFRSGLQAARELGKIATPTLIAAYPNLSDERKALTIAALSLAHDSAALPLVREAATKGSGALQLQAINSLSELDESLNESAQLQVLGDLFGLVKQNNPEIGGAAEAVIIKFSSSQPASQVKTSIETNTRKLVENEALPEQLAGLKLAGECRISSLTPTVLQLVSHSNPEVKQAAIAALGGTTSSADLSQLIGLALKNPGDANIGTALKSACARLPLEETANTLAAAMKEASIEQQQLLLNQLAAIGGETALKTVVEAARSDEDALQNTATDLLGKWVTIDVAPPLLELAKNLENRKYKIRALRGYIRVARQLNMTPEQRLEVCRNTLANAERNDEKKLVFEVLRRYPTPQAVSYTIELLGDKQLNVPAAATVISWAERGTPIEEDLLLHALQQVVATTSNNNLKQRAAQQLDRVKAQAKQNEKDLGFQSLYDGKSFAGWHGNEEIFRIEDGEIVAGNLTEKVERNEFLRTNKEYDDFELKLEFKLLGDKTNAGVQIRTAEIPDHHEVSGYQADLGTGYWGCLYDESRRRKILAGPDKEKRDFPVRMDDWNTYRIRCEGPRIQLWINGIQTVDFTEEDPKIPLKGIIALQIHGNLVNQVHYRNVRLREL; encoded by the coding sequence ATGTTTTCGTTCAGATTCTGTCTGCTCTGTTTGATTTCCGTCAGCCTGTTTCACTCAGCCAATCTGGTTTCCGCCGCAGAGAAATCAGAAGAAGCGGCCCGCCTGGTCAAGGTTCTGAATTCCGATGCAGGTACGTACGACAAAGCGATGGCCTGCCGCCGTCTGGCAGCGATTGGTGATGCGTCGTCGGTTACCGCGATCGCAAAATATCTGGGCGATGAAAAGCTGGCGACCTATGCTCGTTCGGCTTTGGAAAATATTCCCGGTCCTGCGGCAGACAAGGCACTGGAAGAATCACTCAAATCGGTTAAAGGAGATCAGCTGGTCGGCGTGATCAATTCGATTGGGAAGCGCAAAGATAAAAACGCGACTCAAGAACTCGCAACATTGCTCTCCGATAAAAACGCCAAAGTCGCGATCGCTGCCGCCCATGCACTGGGCGCCATTGGCACAAAAGAAGCCGCAACCGCATTACAGGCGGCGCTCGGCAAAGGAGATGCGAAAGTACAAAACGAAGTCGGTTTTGCCTGCCTGATGTGTGCGCGTTCGCTGGCAGAGAAAGATAAGCCAACGGCTCTCACTCTAACAAAAGCAGTCAGAAAATCAGACCTGCCGAAAAACATCAAGCTGGCGGCGACACAACGGGCGATTGTGCTGCAGGGCAAAGCAGGCCTTGGTCTGTTGACAGACGAACTCAAGTCAGATGACCTGTCACAATTCCGTTCCGGCCTGCAGGCAGCGAGGGAACTGGGAAAGATTGCGACTCCCACACTGATTGCCGCTTACCCGAATCTGTCCGATGAACGTAAAGCATTAACGATCGCCGCATTGAGCCTTGCCCACGATTCTGCAGCACTGCCCCTCGTGCGTGAAGCCGCCACCAAAGGCTCAGGTGCTTTGCAGCTACAGGCAATCAATTCATTGAGCGAACTCGATGAGTCTCTGAATGAAAGTGCCCAGCTTCAGGTGCTCGGAGATCTGTTTGGTCTGGTAAAACAGAACAATCCCGAAATCGGGGGTGCGGCTGAAGCGGTAATAATCAAATTCAGTTCCAGCCAACCTGCTTCCCAGGTCAAAACATCCATTGAAACCAACACACGTAAACTGGTCGAAAACGAAGCACTGCCGGAGCAACTCGCGGGTCTGAAACTGGCGGGGGAATGTCGTATCAGTTCGCTCACGCCGACCGTGCTGCAACTGGTCAGTCACTCCAATCCCGAAGTCAAACAGGCGGCCATCGCTGCACTTGGCGGCACGACATCGTCAGCAGATCTGTCCCAACTGATCGGACTCGCGTTGAAGAATCCCGGTGACGCCAACATCGGCACAGCCCTCAAATCCGCCTGTGCACGTTTGCCTCTGGAAGAGACTGCGAACACGCTGGCCGCCGCCATGAAAGAGGCTTCGATTGAACAGCAGCAATTGTTGCTCAATCAACTGGCGGCCATCGGTGGTGAGACGGCGCTCAAGACCGTCGTCGAAGCGGCCCGTTCCGATGAGGACGCTCTGCAAAACACGGCGACCGACTTGCTTGGCAAATGGGTCACGATTGATGTCGCACCGCCGCTATTGGAGCTGGCGAAAAATCTGGAGAATCGCAAATACAAAATCCGTGCGCTGCGTGGATACATCCGCGTGGCTCGCCAGCTCAATATGACGCCCGAACAGCGGCTGGAAGTCTGCCGAAATACGCTGGCGAATGCCGAGCGGAACGATGAGAAGAAACTCGTGTTCGAAGTGCTACGCCGCTATCCGACGCCACAAGCGGTGAGTTATACAATTGAACTACTCGGCGACAAACAACTCAACGTGCCCGCCGCTGCCACCGTTATTTCCTGGGCCGAGCGAGGGACGCCCATTGAAGAGGATCTGTTGTTACACGCATTGCAGCAGGTGGTTGCTACGACTTCGAATAACAATCTGAAACAACGAGCCGCGCAACAATTGGATCGCGTCAAGGCACAGGCGAAACAGAACGAAAAAGACCTCGGCTTCCAGTCTCTGTATGATGGGAAATCATTCGCGGGCTGGCACGGCAATGAAGAAATTTTCCGTATCGAAGACGGCGAGATTGTCGCCGGCAACCTGACTGAGAAAGTCGAACGGAATGAATTTCTGCGTACAAATAAAGAGTACGATGATTTCGAACTCAAGCTCGAATTTAAACTGCTGGGTGATAAAACCAACGCGGGCGTACAGATTCGCACCGCGGAAATTCCCGATCATCACGAAGTCAGCGGTTATCAGGCCGACCTCGGCACCGGTTACTGGGGCTGTCTATATGATGAATCCCGCCGTCGCAAAATTCTGGCGGGGCCCGACAAAGAGAAACGCGATTTTCCCGTTCGCATGGATGACTGGAACACCTATCGCATTCGCTGTGAAGGCCCGCGAATTCAATTGTGGATCAATGGTATCCAGACCGTCGACTTCACCGAAGAGGATCCCAAAATTCCGCTGAAAGGCATTATCGCCCTGCAGATTCACGGAAATCTGGTGAATCAGGTGCATTATCGCAATGTTCGCCTGCGGGAGCTGTAA
- a CDS encoding pyridoxamine 5'-phosphate oxidase family protein — protein MGQKLSELSDKLIEFIGEQKLFFVGTATAESLINVSPKGMDAFRVLNPNRVIWLNVTGSGNETSAHVQEDGRMTVMFCAFTGKPLILRLFGKARVIHPYNEEWDELSAHFPPIPGARQVFDLNVELVQTSCGMGVPFYDYVEEREHLTTWAAKQGQEGLQQYWHDKNQTSLDGIPTHIIEGK, from the coding sequence ATGGGACAAAAACTATCCGAACTGTCCGACAAACTGATTGAATTCATCGGCGAACAGAAACTGTTTTTCGTGGGCACCGCAACGGCGGAAAGCCTGATCAATGTTTCGCCGAAAGGCATGGACGCGTTTCGCGTGCTGAATCCGAATCGTGTGATCTGGCTTAACGTCACCGGCAGCGGCAACGAAACCTCGGCCCATGTTCAGGAAGATGGCCGCATGACGGTCATGTTCTGTGCCTTCACGGGAAAGCCGCTGATCTTAAGGCTCTTTGGTAAGGCACGCGTCATCCATCCCTACAACGAAGAATGGGACGAACTGTCTGCACACTTCCCACCCATTCCCGGTGCCCGACAGGTGTTTGACTTGAACGTGGAACTGGTACAGACGTCGTGCGGCATGGGTGTGCCGTTCTATGATTATGTGGAAGAACGCGAACACCTCACCACCTGGGCCGCCAAGCAGGGCCAGGAAGGACTGCAACAATACTGGCACGACAAAAACCAGACCAGCCTGGACGGGATTCCCACGCATATTATCGAGGGAAAATGA
- a CDS encoding MoaD/ThiS family protein: MVRVCFTANLQRHLDCSEATVSGATVRDALDAVFETQQQLKSYVLDDQNRLRQHMVIFIDGKTIVDRVHLSDAISPDSEIYVMQALSGG; this comes from the coding sequence ATGGTCCGCGTCTGTTTTACCGCCAATCTGCAACGTCATCTCGATTGCTCCGAAGCCACCGTTTCGGGAGCAACCGTCCGTGACGCGCTGGATGCGGTATTTGAAACTCAGCAGCAGCTAAAGAGTTACGTGCTTGATGACCAGAATCGTTTGCGTCAACATATGGTGATTTTTATTGACGGGAAAACCATTGTCGACCGGGTACACCTCAGCGATGCAATCTCACCCGACAGTGAAATTTACGTGATGCAGGCACTCTCCGGCGGTTAA
- a CDS encoding Gfo/Idh/MocA family protein gives MTKNSALNRRDFIKTAAAASTVFSVPTIIPGTALGLNGTVAPSERIILGGIGIRRRGGYVLSHMLEQPDVRFVAIADVRADQRKTVKEMADKQNGDQKCDTYRDFRELLARDDIDAVLIATGDRWHATASMMAAEAGKDVYSEKPCAISIELARKLQQTIQRTGRVFQAGTQRRNVSNFAHAAQLAQTGQLGKIHTVHASIYQLIDRHDWLPAEPEPDPEVVDWNMWLGPAPWRPYNHAYVDGAWRGHYDFDSGAKLLDWGAHTLDICQWALDADNTMPVTYEPKDVPNDNVIECMYENGVKLVMRRNGWMGLGTCPVRFEGEAGWVETGDSGQTAVSSDQLRASLPSPSSIPGTSPKFHVRDFFNCVKTRSQPAANEDVMARSHIACHAAAIAWKLGRKVQFDPVTEEFVNDDEANRMRSRAMREPWTV, from the coding sequence ATGACGAAAAACAGTGCGCTCAATCGTCGTGACTTTATTAAAACGGCTGCTGCCGCAAGTACGGTGTTTTCAGTTCCGACGATCATTCCCGGTACTGCACTCGGACTGAACGGCACCGTTGCTCCCAGCGAACGCATTATTCTGGGTGGCATCGGCATTCGCCGCCGCGGCGGTTATGTCTTGAGTCATATGCTCGAACAACCCGACGTCCGCTTTGTCGCCATCGCCGACGTTCGCGCCGATCAACGCAAAACCGTCAAGGAAATGGCCGACAAACAGAACGGCGATCAGAAGTGCGACACTTATCGCGATTTCCGCGAACTGCTGGCCCGCGATGATATCGACGCCGTTCTGATTGCCACCGGCGACCGCTGGCACGCCACCGCATCCATGATGGCGGCCGAAGCAGGTAAAGATGTCTACTCCGAAAAGCCGTGTGCGATTTCCATTGAACTCGCCCGCAAACTGCAACAGACCATTCAACGTACGGGCCGCGTCTTCCAGGCAGGCACACAACGCCGGAATGTCTCCAACTTTGCACACGCCGCCCAACTGGCGCAAACGGGACAGCTCGGAAAAATTCATACCGTACACGCTTCGATCTACCAACTGATTGATCGTCATGACTGGCTACCCGCCGAACCAGAGCCCGATCCTGAAGTTGTCGACTGGAACATGTGGCTTGGCCCCGCACCATGGCGGCCTTATAACCACGCGTACGTCGACGGCGCGTGGCGCGGGCATTACGATTTCGATTCCGGTGCCAAGCTGCTCGACTGGGGCGCGCACACGCTCGATATCTGCCAGTGGGCACTCGACGCCGACAACACGATGCCCGTCACCTATGAACCCAAAGATGTTCCCAACGATAACGTCATTGAGTGCATGTATGAAAATGGCGTGAAACTCGTCATGCGGCGCAATGGCTGGATGGGTCTCGGAACTTGTCCCGTGCGTTTCGAAGGGGAAGCAGGCTGGGTCGAGACCGGTGATTCCGGGCAGACGGCTGTTTCATCAGATCAGCTCCGTGCTTCTTTACCGTCGCCCAGTTCGATTCCGGGAACGTCTCCCAAATTTCACGTGCGTGATTTCTTTAACTGTGTGAAAACCCGTTCTCAGCCGGCCGCCAATGAAGATGTGATGGCCCGTTCGCACATCGCCTGTCACGCCGCCGCGATTGCCTGGAAGCTGGGACGAAAAGTCCAGTTTGATCCGGTAACGGAAGAATTTGTGAACGACGACGAAGCCAACCGCATGCGGAGCCGCGCGATGCGGGAACCGTGGACCGTTTAG